In a single window of the Lentimicrobiaceae bacterium genome:
- a CDS encoding NAD-dependent epimerase/dehydratase family protein: protein MGGTRFMGKHLIKSLITRGYTVTIATRGITSDGFKDSVNRVLINRTDADSIKNILSGTFYDVVFDSLAYCSNDVKYVLDSINCKKYVTISTTAVYDKHIDTKEYEFNPLKKPLVWCNRTDFPYDEIKRQVECAIYQEYPHIHSVSVRFPFAIGPDDYTKRLYFYIDHIINQKPMFIDYYDNQMAFVRSDEAGKFLAVFAENNFCGAINGASEQTISLKD from the coding sequence TGGGAAAACACTTGATAAAGTCTTTGATCACAAGAGGATATACAGTAACCATAGCAACACGAGGAATTACATCTGATGGTTTCAAGGATTCAGTTAACCGCGTATTAATCAATCGGACAGATGCGGATAGTATAAAAAACATACTGTCCGGAACGTTTTATGATGTGGTGTTTGACAGCCTGGCGTATTGTTCCAATGATGTTAAGTATGTTTTAGACTCAATAAATTGTAAAAAATATGTGACCATTTCCACAACAGCAGTCTATGATAAACATATTGACACAAAAGAATATGAGTTTAATCCTCTCAAAAAACCTTTAGTATGGTGCAATCGAACCGATTTTCCGTATGATGAAATAAAACGGCAGGTGGAATGTGCCATATATCAGGAATATCCCCATATTCATTCGGTTTCAGTTCGCTTCCCCTTTGCCATTGGTCCTGATGATTATACAAAACGTCTATATTTTTACATAGACCATATCATAAATCAAAAGCCAATGTTTATTGATTATTATGACAATCAAATGGCGTTCGTACGTTCCGATGAAGCCGGAAAATTTCTTGCTGTCTTTGCAGAAAATAATTTTTGCGGTGCAATAAACGGTGCAAGCGAGCAGACAATTTCTCTAAAAGATA